DNA sequence from the Nerophis lumbriciformis linkage group LG10, RoL_Nlum_v2.1, whole genome shotgun sequence genome:
TATACGTACATGGAAGTTTTTGGGTTCATAGTACATATAAAAGTGgatagctgggttgcaatcacgtgacttaAAGGCAATTGTTGGTTTCAGGCGATGTCTGGAGCCCCATTAGGCTattgtttatttacctgaatcagtgcagatttaagcatattttgaaaggtttagaggcaaatataaaagtgattattaaaaaaatctttaaaatgggatggagtggttTTTTACACACtcaaaagaaaaatatttaaaaaaaaaaaagatttaaaccatttatcatcaccaagaggtTACTGCTCGCGTGACCTCACTTCGTTTGACCCTCctggtatttagagaagaaaagattggagacacatcatatttttacatttggaggggtccacaaattaaacattaatccataaaagacaagttggacttattcgtgcatcgCTAAGTACCATACTTGATTGACATAaggagtgccgtgctgctgtgatcgtgatgctaatgagaaaaaggataagtttgtttgcCGTTGATTTTCTGCAACAAATATTAGTCTGTCATCTTCAAttaatgtctgcagttgttttatggtgtgaagttcatatatataaatatataactttgtggttttattattggctgatgtcgacatttagttttttttctcattgtgtttcttgctgttttcccaaattctgcaggtgtttttttgtaatgtgcctgtagggccaatgacaaaggagtcacaggCCTTAGATGGCCCCCGTGCCGCattttgagcacccctgctgtagaagctaacttttTATGGCAACTGTAGGCCTAGTGCTGTACTATATTTGTTCATGCTATAGTCACATGTGGGATGCTAGTCAGGTTACGTCAGCATCAGAaatagtcaaatcagctgttcacctggcaggtttttacCTTTTGAGAGGGGATAAACgggaaagtccttctttagctgccaccttgtttcatcatatattactgccttagaacatgtcaatgtttactttagtatataaatcaacacaaaacctGTACTATGGagaaatgttcacagactctattatttggcttgttagcttcctgTTGCACTCGagcgttgatgatgatgatggtgggctCTGTGATCGATGAAAGCGGGCCTCGATCGGGGCTGCTCGGCTTTACAGAACCTTACAGTTTGTGGAAAAGGTGGCAGAACTTCCAGCAGATCACCGCATTGCTGGAGAGAGGAAGCCGGCTTATTGCTGCCCAGAAAGTGTGGGCGCCTTTTTGAAAATGCGTCCCCAAAATGCAATTCCTCGCATGCAGAAGATGCTAGAAAATGTTCGATGCGTTGCAACAGTgagccttaatgcattgttgcagctcaaTGATTTTTGAGGACGTCATAAAATGCGCGTTTTCGAGACGAGCAGGTGAAGTGTGCCACCATGCTAGTGGGGTGTGGCCGCAGTGTCAAGAGCGGAGTATGTGAGGCTGAAGAGCGTGCCTTTTTGGGGGTCTGTTATTCACTCTCTGGGTGGGGGTGTCAGAGATGTCATATCaatgcattatttatttttttctaatattttcgcgatcgaccggtagggtcccaaagatcAACTGGTCGATTGCGATCGACGGGTTGGCGAACCCCTGTACTAcagcaatgaatgggaaatacttTTCACCCTTTCAAATTATCACCCTTTTCCATCAGGTCCTATTTGTTAGttaatgcctttttttaatacaaatgttTAATACATTTGGGTCAATCAAGGAGTTTGACCCTAATTTTGTCGTAAGCAAATGAACTGTAGCTACGCAGAACCCGGTTTATTAACCTGTCAGAAgatattataataatttttttcttgCATGTACAGTTTTGGTCAGGTCAgaagtatatttttgctgggccCTAAAGAATTAACTTTTTTTCCACATCGATATAATAATTTCAAGATTTATCTTTTTTGTACAACTGTTGTTCTGAACATGAAAGTCTAtataacagtgattctcaaactgtgatacgTGTACCACTTTTGGTATGCAGActtaattaaagtacagtgttttatttccctgtaaaatggatgcatggataaaCAGTGTTAATGTTCAATCTGTGTCTAATGTTACAGTGaccacaaatattaaatatgcttgttaaataaaacctctaccttgtttttaatgaatactaggcctactatgctactgtattttatagtTGGTCATTATGATGAGGTGGTACTTTATGAAAAAttattgagaaccactgatatatgaCATAAAACAACAGCAGCCAAGGTAAATACATTCAGGCCTCTTTACATTAAATGTACACCTGaaacaaaatgtatttacattcagCGCACTTGTTCTTCTGGAGAAATATAAGTTAGTGTGTGCACCTATATTAATGACACTCAtaacaaaatgttttaatttcaGTTGATTTAATGACACTCAtaacaaaatgttttaatttcaGTTGATAATGTAAATCTTCTGGTCCCTCTTTAGGAATGGAAAATGACGAGGTTGACGTTTGAGTACGATCCAGAGCCGTATGGGAAGGAGCGGGACAATGCCATTATCAAAATGGCCCAAGAATTTGGCGTGGAGACTGTTGTCAGGAACTCTCATACCCTCTATAACCTTGAAAGGTGcgtgacacacacacattcacattcacaagcACAAACACAGATAGACTGAATAATTTTAGACTGAATAATTCTGGACATGgaagtttttgttaaaatatttaaaaaaaaaatgaaaatatcgaAATTTGAAAAATCCTCTAACACAATGTCTTTTTAGTCTTTTGTCCCTTTCTTGTgccatttccaaaaaaaaaaaaaaaacattcactgaATACAATTTAACTATTATTTGGTTTGTGCAAGATTATCATAACTACCAGGGATGTGTCGGTACCTTTTCATTTTTTAATCTGGGAAtcatactcaacggtaccaagtttctgtacttttgtgtgtgttattgttttaataaattttaatttgtttagtaataaaatcgattttttcaattcaacataaaACACTGTTTTGATAATGATAACCATGCTacccttttgttttatttagttttCTTACAGTACTGACTGTCATTTGCAAGTATGTGTTCATTTCAGTTTGACCCAGGCGTGTTGCTGTAGTCCAGAAGTAGTCTATTGTCTATAAGTtggatgtgccagtcttgtcttttgttgagctgtacaaagtgtttatactgtaagtattgtacgtattacacaccagctgtttgattgtaacatgctttTTTAATGTAGTCTTCAATACCGAATTTagatgttgaaattgccatgtaaatcaGTAGCATGTAGTATAAGGCATATTCAATGTAAATTAGTGGGCAAGTTCATTTTTAAAAGTGGAGCCTTATTTTTAAGTGCTTTCTATCatacatgcttgctttgttgtcaTGGAAAATTGCAATGTTACCAGGCAGTCCGCTACAAATAAGCCTGTTTGCTGCCAAGTACTTGAGCCGGtgccgagtctgcaaccggacatggggtcacatgcaacaaaggtatcgaaatatgttaCTGTTTGGTATCACGTGAATCGGTACCTGGTAGTACCGACTGAATTCAGTTGGGACCCATCCCAAATGattatactttcttttttgtcATTTCACATCTAAGACCGAGAACACAGTTCAGGTGTTGGCTTCTGAGGTGATATAGTGCTTAAATACCagcaaatattatatatatatgtatatattatatatcatgcTGCTTTTAGGTAGATCTGCTCTCCAAATGCTGGGACTAGATTATATGGAGTGTGCAGGGTAAGAAAATTACACTTATGCAAGAGCTCTCCTCATGTCTGCTCAGCTACACAGAGAGAACTCAGTTCAGTTCTCTCTTGCATAATGATACTGGGTGAGGCTGAAGGAAGCTTATCGTTTGTGTGTGCTCACTGAGTTGGAGGGTTTTACTTTGGTGCTTGTAGACATGTGCTTACTGCGTTCGCTCAGAGCTGTCACGGTGAAGTGACCAATAGGAAGCCATGTCAGCTGCAAATCCACCAACCCTGGATCCAGTGCTGGCAGATACACACTGAGGTTGTATAAGATAGAAACTAAAAATACAAAGCTTCACTATCAGCCCCAGCGGCAAGACAGAAATAAGCCAAGTATGTTGAAATGCAAACAACACCTTATATAAACCACActtaacatttttagagtacaattACACATTTTGATGCTTTGaatattttgtaatattgcaaacaAAAGGACCTTCCTCAGCACAAATAGAAGTAGTTTATTTCAGACATAACAATTCCGTAAAGTAAAGATACAGAGACAAATTGTTCacaataaaaacatataaaaaattaaaattattcgGTTTTTATTGTGGGGGAGGAAGTGAAACTTATTTAGTTTGACCCCTTATTCATGAATTCATAACTATCTCGCTTTCTTGTCATTATCATCTATAAAATGATTAATTTACTGATCCTAATCTAATAttataaaacatatgtttatctCACATAAACAATTTTTTGGCACAAACATACATACGTGACTATACACATCTATAGGCATATACAAATACGAAGTGACAGTACCGTAACaccaacaaataataaatactggtaaacataaaaaaaaaaagttaattatttaatgaaacaataaaaaaaatctgaaatcagaatatatgaaataaaagtttaaagatatacaatacaatatataaaaacgataaaataagtaaaatacagaaaaacctaaaaaataaacattaaaatatagctaagaaacagaaataatgttcaaaaatacGAAATAGTTATGTAAAATTTGACTTCAGGGTGATTTTAGGATCAATAGCCAAATGTACAGATCAACTTTGTTCTTttgtctaaggcagtgtttttaaaatagtgGTTTGGGACTTCCTGCGATGATGTGTCAGCGCAGGACATTTTCATCTTTTGTGTTCACACTGTACTATTTATGTTAGAACGATACACAAGCATGCAGCTACGTGGCAGCAATGCTCAATCTAATCAACAGGGTCCCTCCTCTAcgcagtagaagtagtaagtacacagggacATATGTGTACTGTGCTAAAGGTGGCGCAGAGATAGAGAAGTTTGTGTCATCAGCGGCATGTATAAAAATGTAACTCACACAGTTCGTTGTGCAGATAAATAACTTCTCAACAGTAATTAAATTCGGGGGGCGGTTCGTGGAAAATTTCTGTCTCCCCGGGggtcatgacaaaaaataattgagaagcactggtctAAAGTGTCTAAGGTGGTTCTGTACACTTACACTCAATGCACActgtttggaattttgcctttgACAAGACTGTTAAAGTATTACATTACCTTCTATTTTCCTCCTTCCTTGCAGGATAATAGAGATGAACAACAACAGTCCTCCAATGACCTTTAAGCGTTTTCagaccattgtaagcagactagaGTTGCCAAGGCGACCCCTGCCTCCCATCACCCAACAGCAGATGGACAAATGTCATACTAAGATAGCTGACAACCATGATCAGCTCTACAGTATACCTTCTCTGGAAGAATTAGGTAGACAGTACTTTTACTCTAATGGCTAAATGTATTGTTCTTTTGTATTGGGCCGAGTGTAACTCACAAATCTGGTATTGCTATTAGttgaattattataatttttcgtTTAGTAGGGGTGGGCAGCATGGGCCTAAGGTTTTGGCTATATGACAATACCTGTTAGATATCTGTAATTCCTTAAAAATTGGAATGTGTTCaaattaaatgtaaaacatttgatATTTGTAACAACCACTTCTTTCTATACATTTGTCTCGGAAATGTGTCTTAAAAACTCTATATACCACCCAGCCCTATTGATAAGTACGTTTTTACCATTCTTTACACACATTATCTTAATGTACAAGTCTGGATCAAGCTAGTTTGAAATCATTGAGGTTTATGTGCTTCAAAACATGTAGTATTGTGGGGATACTAAAGCTCTTACCTTTTTAAGGTTGAATGTACTTTGCATGGTTATGTGTTGGAACTGATGTGTGCAACTATATGTCCAGGTTTCAGGACCGAGGGTTTGCCGCCAGCTGTGTGGCGTGGAGGAGAGTCAGAGGCATTGGACAGACTCAACAAACATCTGGACAAAAAGGTAGACTTCGACTAGATACAGTCGATTGCAATTAAATTGTTGTAATATATAGATGGCCATTCAACTAAATGTTCTTGATCAACAATGGGAAAATCTAATAAAATTAACAATAGATTTCGCTTTTTTAGACAGCACATTACAGTAGTTGAGAATAAATTTACAGCACCTCAATACATGATTGAACTACAATCGTATTAGATGCAATCAACCAAATTTGAAATGATCAGTTAGTTGATTAATGAGTTATTATGCCCAACCATTGGCTAATGTGTGcacgtttttttgtgtttttgtaggTGTGGGTGGCAAATCTTGAGCACCCTCGGGGCAACATGTGCTCTCTGTATGCAAGTACAACAGGCCTCAGCCCCTATTTGCGTTTCGGCTGCTTGTCCTGTAGGGTCCTCTACTACAACCTCAGGGAGCTCTACATGAAGGTACCACCAATCGTTACTCTTGAACAAAATCTTTTGATCAAGGGAGAATTACAAGAATTCACATTTTGGGATGGTGGATTATACCCAGATTGTAAGTACTGTAGATCATAAAAATGCAACAAGAAGAAACCAGAGAAAAATACACAAGATACAGAGTAAAGAAATTATTGAAGACTGCATTTAAATTCAAACAGGCAATGCCTCAGTTGATGGCTTTGTGTTTGTTCTGCTTCAAAGAAATTCACAAGTGCCCTCTCTTCTCTTTTGTGTTTACCATTAGCTCCGCAAGCGTTGCAGTCCTCCGTTGTCCTTGTTTGGACAACTCTTATGGAGGGAATTCTTCTACACTGCTGCCACAAACAATCCAAACTTTGACCGCATGGATGGAAACCCCATTTGTGTTCAGGTGGGCATAATTGTATTCTCTGAGCCTGTCATTTGATTATTCTCTGAGCCTGTCATTTGATTACTATGCAATACAGTGAAAAATCCAAACTAAACACACTGGTCAACTTCCAATTTGATCGGATTTCTTTTTATATACTGCACTCAACTGTAGTATATATTTGATGtaaactgtactgtactgtagtatatttgaaataatttgttCCAGAGCCAAAACTATGTTGTCATGAATAAACCTTTATTAATAACCTCACAGGCAACATTTATAAAAAGTGGATCTATGATGATTTCATTCTAAATTTtaatcacttccttgtggtccagataatgtgtattggatatgctttggtgtaacaTTTGTGAAAATGTTGCTCCATATTTACAAGCAGTTTTTTTTAGTCTGTCTGCAAGCTGTCTGTTGTGGAGGTGTTTTCAGATTGcatcctctccaaaagtatcatcatttctcttttgaaaatgtacactgtttagatATACAAATTATATTTGTCACTGCTATTTTCTTTCCAGACATAatctaaaataaacattataaacattatattgaTTTGCCtggtcactacattaggtacacctacacatGCCGAACGAGAGTGTATACAAACAGCTGTTTTAgctgcatttatgtcactgcatgtcacaaGGCTGTGCTATTATGCGCATGTCAcggttagatgaaaataatactttgtcttacttttttgtgtttcctcatgGCTTGAAGcagaagctcctccccctctggttacaaatgataataataaatacatttgtctCTAGATTCCTTGGGACCAGAATCCCAACGCACTTGCTAAATGGGCTGAGGGCCGGACTGGTTTCCCCTGGATCGATGCCATCATGACCCAGCTCAGACAGGAAGGCTGGATCCACCACCAGGCTCGGCACGCCGTGGCTTGTTTCCTCACCAGGGGGGACCTATGGATCAGCTGGGAAAGTGGCATGAAGGTAGGACAAAACAATTAAATTAACGTCTTAACCTGTTCATACAGTAGAATTAGTTCACTTCGGCATACGGGATAGTGCACTTGGAGAGACTCTTACGGCATGTGCTTCTGTTCCTTCAGGTGTTTGAGGAGCTGCTGCTAGATGCAGACTGGAGTGTAAATGCTGGCAGCTGGATGTGGCTGTCATGTAGTGCCTTCTTTCAGCAGTTCTTCCACTGCTACTGTCCTGTCGGCTTTGGAAAAAGAACTGACCCTACAGGAGATTACATCAGGTCGGCATTTTTTCCATATTCAATTTCTGCAGGTTTCTTTCACAAGGCtgcatgtgttttaaaaatgACAAAAGCTGAATTGAACTTATGATCATCCCGTAGGCGTTATATCCCCATCTTAAAGGACTACCCAAACCGCTACATATATGAGCCCTGGAATGCCCCTGAGTCAATCCAGAAGGCGGCAAACTGTGTAGTTGGAGTGGATTATCCGAAACCAATGATCAACCACGCTGAGGGCAGCAGACTCAACATTGAGAGGATGAAACAAGTTTACCAGCAACTCTCACATTACAGAGGACTGAGTAAGTCAGCTAATAACTCAGTTACTGTCTTTAACGCACACACTCTCATTAAGACCATTCCTAAATTGATAGATACATTTTGAGTTCTCCTGCACTCCCATTTCCTTACACTTCTCAACTTTGCATATAGATTTCCACACCTTCCTAAGAATGCAACACAATACAAGAACATTGCCATGCTCATTTAGTTAAGTAAGGCTACCAAAGATATGTTGAAGATAATACTACCCAGTTTGACACCATTGCAACTACAGCTATAAAGATATTGTTCTGAAATACTTCTCtgacatttttaatcagattgatACACTAGATCAAATTAGAAAGTGCATGTGTGCCTTGATCCTAAGCGGACATGTGACTACCACTTTGCATTTTACAAAAAACCTGTCAATCATCTTTATTGTCGTTTTTGTATATGAAAGGGCATTTCTCGGGTAGCTttacaaaccatgatttttaaaGTGGAGTGTTTGTCTTCTCTAAcaaattttgcactttttttgtaaacCAACTTTTACCTGCTTATGCCTAATTAACCCGTTTTTGGACAATTCTGGTCAGAGGTTTTTTACACCCATCCTGGGAATGATTGTCTCATATATTTTGGGCCCTGGAcgatttatttgtattgttggtTATATGGGATGTAACAACTAAACATCTTcagtaattttaaaaaaacaagtattggatGCATAAGTTTGAATTGATTTTGAATTGCTGATATAGGCTacagcaaccccgagagggacaagtggttgacaatggatggatggatggatgtttactatTGTGCAGTCGTAGGTGACTTACAATGCCAGCCCTCGATTTGCAAGTCCTTTAAAAGACTGGGCACTCAGTAATAGCTTCTCTCTTCTCCTGATGGTGTCTAGGCGTATACTTTTTACGTGATGGCTGCTGCCTAAAGCAACTAAATGCCTCCAGACTGTGCAAGATGTGGCTAGATAGTCCCATTTGTCTGCACCGAGGCTGCATCTCTTGAGATTATACTTCAGTTTGTCTTTATATCACTTGCGTTGGCCGCCCTGTGTCTGTTTACCTTGGTGTAACTGGTAACAAAAAAGTTGCTTGTGCGGGCGATTATTAGGTATGCATAATAAATGCCCTGTTCCAACGCAGCCGATTTTGGACAATGATTGTCTATAATAGTCATACAGTTGGCTTGCTCTAAGACGCTGTTGTTTGTTCGTTTATCTCACCCACTGTTGCTTAACATCTTGCGTAGAGAGCGTTAGTGATAC
Encoded proteins:
- the cry2 gene encoding cryptochrome-2 isoform X2; this translates as MVVNSVHWFRKCLRLHDNPALQEALNGADTVRCVYILDPWFAGAANVGINRWRFLLQALEDLDCSLKTLNSRLFVVRGQPAEVFPRLFKEWKMTRLTFEYDPEPYGKERDNAIIKMAQEFGVETVVRNSHTLYNLERIIEMNNNSPPMTFKRFQTIVSRLELPRRPLPPITQQQMDKCHTKIADNHDQLYSIPSLEELGFRTEGLPPAVWRGGESEALDRLNKHLDKKVWVANLEHPRGNMCSLYASTTGLSPYLRFGCLSCRVLYYNLRELYMKLRKRCSPPLSLFGQLLWREFFYTAATNNPNFDRMDGNPICVQIPWDQNPNALAKWAEGRTGFPWIDAIMTQLRQEGWIHHQARHAVACFLTRGDLWISWESGMKVFEELLLDADWSVNAGSWMWLSCSAFFQQFFHCYCPVGFGKRTDPTGDYIRRYIPILKDYPNRYIYEPWNAPESIQKAANCVVGVDYPKPMINHAEGSRLNIERMKQVYQQLSHYRGLNSPSRVIDDETAGCSTAPDSSTVCASSTTVPDQELEKDGMICQYQTTPNSLDSHIQPFAAITSTCAGYLAAAEPPPSSGLTPGLNPLSRSKTTPPSSSCFTLPPSPSQAPAQTQTSSLGLRRKCFTRKVHRGQRQRGRQSCFRGVREGAIEIAGGDEKMDEGVETDEERMEEETYAAHR
- the cry2 gene encoding cryptochrome-2 isoform X1; the protein is MVVNSVHWFRKCLRLHDNPALQEALNGADTVRCVYILDPWFAGAANVGINRWRFLLQALEDLDCSLKTLNSRLFVVRGQPAEVFPRLFKEWKMTRLTFEYDPEPYGKERDNAIIKMAQEFGVETVVRNSHTLYNLERIIEMNNNSPPMTFKRFQTIVSRLELPRRPLPPITQQQMDKCHTKIADNHDQLYSIPSLEELGFRTEGLPPAVWRGGESEALDRLNKHLDKKVWVANLEHPRGNMCSLYASTTGLSPYLRFGCLSCRVLYYNLRELYMKLRKRCSPPLSLFGQLLWREFFYTAATNNPNFDRMDGNPICVQIPWDQNPNALAKWAEGRTGFPWIDAIMTQLRQEGWIHHQARHAVACFLTRGDLWISWESGMKVFEELLLDADWSVNAGSWMWLSCSAFFQQFFHCYCPVGFGKRTDPTGDYIRRYIPILKDYPNRYIYEPWNAPESIQKAANCVVGVDYPKPMINHAEGSRLNIERMKQVYQQLSHYRGLSLLASVPTIQEEAEPPMTDESQTSSGPDSPSRVIDDETAGCSTAPDSSTVCASSTTVPDQELEKDGMICQYQTTPNSLDSHIQPFAAITSTCAGYLAAAEPPPSSGLTPGLNPLSRSKTTPPSSSCFTLPPSPSQAPAQTQTSSLGLRRKCFTRKVHRGQRQRGRQSCFRGVREGAIEIAGGDEKMDEGVETDEERMEEETYAAHR
- the cry2 gene encoding cryptochrome-2 isoform X3, which gives rise to MVVNSVHWFRKCLRLHDNPALQEALNGADTVRCVYILDPWFAGAANVGINRWRFLLQALEDLDCSLKTLNSRLFVVRGQPAEVFPRLFKEWKMTRLTFEYDPEPYGKERDNAIIKMAQEFGVETVVRNSHTLYNLERIIEMNNNSPPMTFKRFQTIVSRLELPRRPLPPITQQQMDKCHTKIADNHDQLYSIPSLEELGFRTEGLPPAVWRGGESEALDRLNKHLDKKVWVANLEHPRGNMCSLYASTTGLSPYLRFGCLSCRVLYYNLRELYMKLRKRCSPPLSLFGQLLWREFFYTAATNNPNFDRMDGNPICVQIPWDQNPNALAKWAEGRTGFPWIDAIMTQLRQEGWIHHQARHAVACFLTRGDLWISWESGMKVFEELLLDADWSVNAGSWMWLSCSAFFQQFFHCYCPVGFGKRTDPTGDYIRRYIPILKDYPNRYIYEPWNAPESIQKAANCVVGVDYPKPMINHAEGSRLNIERMKQVYQQLSHYRGLSLLASVPTIQEEAEPPMTDESQTSSGPGGRKHYSFSY